In Calothrix sp. PCC 7507, one DNA window encodes the following:
- a CDS encoding orange carotenoid protein N-terminal domain-containing protein: MTANYNQTIAQSLSNETQKVVEAFNALDTDAKLAWLYFVYEKMGGSITPAAPTAADPELAPILLRDYLQLSSKQQLDIMREIINNEDTDYSRAYGALKENNQLLVWYAWAVEMGDTVVDIPDDYDETDTINDVLSQIEELDFDGQISVLRTIAGQMGHSDVKAIATQAETGKTSSL, from the coding sequence ATGACTGCAAATTATAATCAAACCATTGCTCAATCTTTAAGTAATGAAACTCAGAAAGTGGTAGAGGCTTTTAATGCTTTAGATACCGATGCCAAATTAGCTTGGCTATATTTTGTTTATGAAAAAATGGGTGGATCAATTACTCCAGCAGCGCCTACTGCGGCTGATCCAGAACTAGCACCAATTCTGCTCAGAGATTATTTGCAATTATCCTCTAAGCAGCAACTAGATATTATGCGGGAAATTATTAACAATGAGGATACAGACTATTCTCGTGCTTATGGAGCGTTAAAAGAAAATAATCAGCTGTTAGTTTGGTATGCTTGGGCAGTGGAAATGGGTGATACGGTAGTTGATATCCCAGATGATTACGACGAAACTGACACTATTAATGATGTGCTGTCCCAAATTGAAGAGCTAGATTTTGATGGGCAAATTTCTGTATTGCGGACAATTGCTGGTCAAATGGGACACAGCGATGTGAAGGCGATCGCCACACAAGCAGAAACGGGCAAAACCTCAAGTCTGTAA
- a CDS encoding alpha/beta fold hydrolase: MSLTSQQLPSANLEKLIWNWQGYKIQYTVMGTGRPLVLVHGFGASIGHWRKNIPVLADAGYRVFAVDLLGFGGSEKAPIDYTIEVWVELLKDFWAAHVQEPAVFIGNSIGALISLMVLVEHPEIAAAGVLINSAGGLSHRPHELNPPLRIVMAAFSRVVRSPITGKFVFNRIRQKAQIRRTLYQVYRNRAAVTDELVDLLYTPSCEPGAQQVFASILTAPPGPSPEELLPKVERPLLIIWGADDPWTPITGAKIYEEARENGKPIKIIPIPNAGHCPHDEVPDVVNTQIVDWLAQR; encoded by the coding sequence ATGAGTTTAACTAGCCAGCAGCTACCATCAGCTAACTTAGAAAAGTTGATTTGGAATTGGCAGGGTTACAAAATTCAATACACCGTCATGGGGACAGGACGCCCCCTAGTATTGGTTCACGGCTTTGGTGCATCCATTGGACACTGGCGTAAAAATATCCCAGTTTTAGCAGATGCTGGCTATCGGGTTTTTGCTGTGGATTTGTTGGGTTTTGGCGGTTCCGAAAAAGCACCCATTGATTACACCATAGAAGTTTGGGTAGAATTGCTCAAGGATTTTTGGGCAGCACATGTTCAAGAACCGGCTGTATTTATCGGCAATTCCATCGGGGCGTTAATTAGCTTGATGGTGTTGGTAGAACATCCAGAAATTGCCGCTGCTGGTGTTTTAATTAACTCAGCGGGAGGATTAAGCCATCGTCCCCACGAATTGAACCCGCCGCTACGTATTGTGATGGCAGCTTTTAGTAGAGTAGTGCGATCGCCAATTACAGGCAAATTTGTCTTTAACCGCATCCGTCAAAAAGCCCAAATTCGCCGCACACTCTATCAAGTTTACCGCAACCGTGCAGCCGTCACTGATGAATTAGTTGATTTACTTTATACCCCTTCCTGCGAACCAGGAGCGCAGCAAGTTTTTGCATCCATCCTCACAGCGCCTCCAGGGCCTAGTCCAGAGGAACTTTTGCCCAAAGTAGAACGTCCCTTATTAATAATTTGGGGTGCTGACGACCCTTGGACACCAATCACCGGGGCAAAGATTTACGAGGAGGCGCGTGAGAATGGCAAACCAATCAAAATTATCCCCATTCCCAACGCCGGTCATTGTCCCCACGATGAAGTTCCTGATGTTGTCAATACCCAAATTGTGGATTGGCTAGCACAAAGGTAA
- a CDS encoding serine/threonine-protein kinase, protein MGLDVRNRYKEDIPLSNHPNFSRLGYQVIQELGRNRQAGRITYLAQALKSDQKVVIKEFHLASINSDLSGLKAYEREIAILQQLNHSRIPRYVDYFETTAGFYMVQEYKNAPSLGIKRCFHPEEIKQIAISVLEILVYLQRRISPIIHRDIKPENILVDERLNAYLVDFGLAQSQGAKMALSSFVAGTPGFMPPEEQLGHPLTEASDLYSLGATLICLLTRTRSVDVGKLVDEQHRFNFQKLLPQISPRFRLWLMKMVEHNRKHRYANAALALAALQPIQVLGTGTRIEILAAAVKRKKRAAMLGLATVGTLTAVGTTWMMAQPGGFAQQILEAQECLGSSLVSNCQDKTGH, encoded by the coding sequence ATGGGACTTGATGTACGAAATCGATACAAAGAAGATATTCCCCTAAGTAATCATCCCAATTTTTCCCGATTAGGCTATCAAGTTATCCAAGAACTAGGACGCAATCGGCAAGCAGGGCGCATTACTTATCTAGCTCAGGCGCTAAAGTCTGATCAGAAAGTAGTAATTAAAGAGTTTCATCTTGCTAGTATAAATTCTGATTTGTCAGGTTTGAAAGCTTATGAACGAGAAATCGCCATCCTGCAACAACTGAATCATTCCCGCATCCCCCGCTATGTAGATTATTTTGAAACAACAGCGGGTTTTTATATGGTGCAGGAATATAAAAATGCCCCATCTTTAGGGATAAAACGCTGTTTTCACCCCGAAGAAATCAAACAAATTGCAATATCAGTTTTAGAAATATTGGTGTATCTGCAAAGGCGGATTTCTCCAATTATTCACCGAGATATTAAACCAGAGAATATCTTGGTTGATGAACGATTAAATGCTTATCTAGTTGATTTTGGTTTGGCACAGAGCCAGGGTGCCAAAATGGCTCTCAGCAGCTTTGTCGCAGGTACTCCAGGCTTTATGCCACCAGAGGAACAGCTTGGCCATCCGCTCACAGAAGCGTCAGACTTGTATAGTTTAGGAGCCACACTAATTTGCTTGCTCACGCGCACCCGTTCTGTGGATGTTGGTAAGTTAGTGGACGAGCAACATCGCTTTAATTTCCAGAAGTTATTACCCCAAATCAGTCCCCGTTTTCGGTTGTGGTTAATGAAAATGGTAGAACATAACCGCAAACATCGCTATGCTAACGCCGCGCTGGCTTTAGCTGCCTTGCAGCCAATTCAGGTACTTGGTACTGGTACAAGAATAGAAATTCTCGCTGCTGCTGTCAAACGCAAAAAACGAGCAGCTATGTTGGGATTAGCTACTGTTGGTACACTGACTGCTGTGGGGACAACTTGGATGATGGCACAACCGGGAGGTTTTGCCCAACAAATATTGGAAGCGCAAGAATGTCTTGGCTCTAGCTTAGTATCAAATTGTCAAGATAAAACTGGACATTAA
- a CDS encoding nuclear transport factor 2 family protein, whose protein sequence is MTSAEFKADTTTETFPIAGITEPTILRYFETLNAEDFLLTAALFAENGVMHPPFVSDIVGRDAIATYLQQEAQGIRAYPQQGITETSVCEQIQIHVTGKAQTSWCSVNVSWLFILNQHRQIVNAKIKLLASPQQLLNLRRHN, encoded by the coding sequence ATGACATCTGCTGAATTCAAAGCTGACACAACAACAGAAACATTCCCCATTGCCGGAATTACAGAACCTACAATACTGCGTTACTTTGAAACGTTGAACGCCGAAGATTTTCTCTTAACTGCTGCCTTATTTGCAGAGAATGGTGTGATGCATCCGCCGTTTGTATCTGATATTGTGGGGCGAGATGCGATCGCTACCTATTTACAACAAGAAGCTCAAGGTATTCGAGCCTATCCTCAGCAAGGAATTACTGAGACTTCAGTCTGTGAGCAAATCCAAATCCACGTTACAGGTAAAGCGCAAACTTCTTGGTGCAGTGTCAATGTCTCGTGGTTGTTTATCTTGAATCAGCACCGCCAAATAGTCAACGCCAAAATCAAGCTTTTAGCTTCTCCCCAACAGCTACTCAACTTGCGTCGTCACAATTAG
- a CDS encoding HAD-IA family hydrolase gives MTQKVIIFDFDGTIADTLDALVSIANRLAVEFGYIQITPEELAILRNFSSREIIKYSGISVFKIPFLVKKVKSELKDKIHEFKPISGIQSALIELKHEGYKLGIITSNSQENVTEFLKNNALDSLFDFIYSGVTIFGKTTIINNVLRQKQFKAQEVIYVGDETRDIEASKKANIKVIAVTWGFNSSEALAKQKPDFLIHQPNELLTVIRSC, from the coding sequence ATGACCCAGAAAGTAATTATTTTTGATTTTGATGGCACGATTGCAGATACATTAGACGCTCTTGTAAGTATTGCCAATCGTTTAGCTGTCGAGTTTGGTTATATACAAATCACTCCAGAGGAACTAGCTATATTAAGAAATTTTAGCTCGAGAGAAATTATAAAATACTCAGGGATTTCTGTTTTTAAAATTCCCTTTCTAGTTAAAAAGGTGAAATCTGAATTAAAAGATAAAATCCATGAGTTTAAACCTATTTCTGGAATTCAATCAGCCTTAATAGAACTTAAGCATGAAGGCTATAAACTAGGAATTATTACTTCTAACTCTCAAGAAAATGTGACCGAATTCCTTAAAAACAATGCTTTAGATAGCTTATTTGATTTTATATATTCAGGAGTAACAATTTTTGGAAAAACCACAATCATCAATAACGTATTAAGACAAAAGCAATTCAAAGCTCAAGAAGTCATCTATGTGGGAGATGAAACCAGAGACATAGAGGCATCAAAAAAAGCCAATATCAAAGTCATTGCCGTCACTTGGGGTTTTAATTCCTCAGAAGCACTAGCTAAACAAAAGCCAGACTTTTTAATTCACCAACCGAATGAACTATTAACAGTTATCCGCAGTTGTTAA
- a CDS encoding 4a-hydroxytetrahydrobiopterin dehydratase — protein sequence MLNAPIFISYRRIDSAAEAGRLYSTILQELGRDTVFMDTSSIELGTQWPKELEEALQKAQIVIVVIGTKWIRISDEYGLRRIDQEDDWVRREIEFALRENKKLLPLLVRGAKMPPANKLPTSISGLTQRQAVDIRHDYWDHDIKLALEQLRLVTDKNKQSERSLTSNNLWGIYPTPDPEKPEPISDEKLQIALSGNLSKWEKVVSPLPEDPTRVRVEIWRKYQFKTFRDAIDFMNQVAPGCDIALHHPRWENVWKTVRVYLTSWDIGHQISDRDIQLAKYFDKAFSDFPGAKQDR from the coding sequence ATGCTGAATGCACCAATTTTTATCAGTTACCGAAGAATAGATAGTGCCGCCGAAGCTGGACGTTTGTACAGTACTATTCTTCAGGAACTGGGAAGAGATACCGTATTTATGGATACGTCTTCTATTGAACTTGGAACACAATGGCCAAAAGAATTGGAAGAAGCTTTGCAAAAAGCTCAAATTGTTATCGTAGTCATAGGTACTAAATGGATTCGGATTAGTGATGAATATGGGTTGCGTCGTATAGATCAAGAAGATGATTGGGTTCGTCGGGAGATTGAGTTTGCACTTCGTGAGAATAAAAAATTACTCCCGTTGTTGGTTAGAGGTGCCAAAATGCCACCTGCTAATAAGTTGCCGACATCAATTAGTGGCTTAACTCAAAGGCAAGCAGTAGATATTCGTCATGACTATTGGGATCATGATATCAAGCTTGCGCTTGAGCAATTAAGATTAGTTACTGATAAAAATAAACAGAGCGAACGCTCCCTGACAAGCAATAATCTTTGGGGAATCTACCCCACTCCTGATCCAGAAAAACCAGAGCCAATTAGTGACGAGAAACTTCAGATTGCACTCAGCGGTAACTTATCAAAGTGGGAAAAAGTAGTTAGTCCGCTCCCTGAAGATCCAACTAGAGTGCGTGTTGAAATTTGGCGCAAGTACCAATTCAAAACTTTCCGCGATGCCATCGACTTTATGAATCAGGTTGCACCTGGATGTGATATTGCACTCCACCATCCTCGATGGGAGAATGTTTGGAAAACAGTTAGAGTCTATCTAACAAGTTGGGATATTGGTCATCAAATCTCTGATCGAGATATTCAGTTAGCAAAATATTTTGATAAAGCTTTTTCTGATTTTCCTGGAGCAAAGCAAGATAGATAG
- a CDS encoding transposase, with translation MPQRPISLQVGNFYHVYNRGNNRQAIFFERENYIYFLRLVREHLISNAVDIVAYCLMPNHYHFLVYLRDETLSDAMKSLSLSYTKAINKRFNRSGVLFQGRFQSIHILQTDYLINLSCYIHLNPVKAGLVQQPGEWEFSSYLEYAGLRAGTLPKTEYIKTQIEEKSAYQQFLADHNLPDSAGFKRLLLDD, from the coding sequence ATGCCGCAAAGACCGATTTCCCTGCAAGTTGGGAATTTTTACCATGTTTATAATCGGGGGAACAATCGCCAAGCAATTTTCTTTGAGCGTGAGAACTATATTTATTTTCTCCGATTGGTAAGGGAACATCTGATTAGCAATGCAGTAGATATTGTTGCTTACTGTTTAATGCCTAATCATTATCATTTTTTGGTTTATTTGAGAGATGAAACTCTGTCTGATGCAATGAAATCTCTCTCTCTTTCCTATACAAAGGCAATTAATAAGCGTTTTAATCGTTCTGGGGTGCTATTTCAGGGGAGGTTTCAAAGTATTCATATTTTACAAACTGATTATCTGATCAATCTCTCATGTTATATTCATCTAAATCCAGTGAAAGCTGGACTAGTACAGCAACCTGGAGAATGGGAGTTTTCCAGCTATTTGGAATATGCAGGATTACGAGCAGGAACACTACCCAAAACAGAGTATATTAAAACGCAAATTGAGGAAAAGTCAGCTTATCAGCAATTTTTGGCGGATCATAACCTACCTGATAGCGCTGGTTTCAAAAGACTTTTGCTAGATGATTAG
- a CDS encoding succinate dehydrogenase/fumarate reductase flavoprotein subunit, which yields MLEHDVIIVGGGLAGCRAAVEIARTDPSLNIAVVAKTHPIRSHSVAAQGGMAASLKNVDAEDTWQAHAFDTVKGSDYLADQDAVGILTQEAPDVVIDLEHMGVLFSRLSDGRIAQRAFGGHSHNRTCYAADKTGHAILHELVSNLRRYGVHIYQEWYVMRLILEEGQAKGLVMFSLLDGHIEVVRAKAVMFATGGYGRVYNTTSNDYASTGDGLAMTAIAGLPLEDMEFVQFHPTGLYPVGVLISEAVRGEGAYLINSEGDRFMANYAPSRMELAPRDITSRAIAYEIRAGRGIHPDGSAGGPFVYLDLRHMGKEKIMSRVPFCWEEAHRLVGVDAVTQPMPVRPTNHYCMGGIPVNTDGQVRSSGNGLVDGFFAAGETACVSVHGANRLGSNSLLECVVYGKRTGAAIAHFVQNRKLPTVNEQHYINEAKQQIQALLAQPGQYRINQVRQAFQDCMTEYCGVFRTAALMSEGLQKLTEIQQQYPQIYLDDKGTCWNTELVEALELQSLMVVGQTILASALNRQESRGAHFREDYPQRDDDKFLRHTMAYYSPAGIDIQYRPVVINMFEPKERKY from the coding sequence ATGCTTGAACATGATGTAATTATTGTCGGTGGTGGATTGGCTGGATGCCGTGCTGCTGTGGAAATCGCCCGCACTGATCCCAGTTTAAATATTGCTGTAGTTGCCAAAACCCACCCCATTCGTTCCCATTCAGTCGCAGCCCAAGGGGGTATGGCGGCTTCACTGAAAAATGTTGATGCTGAAGATACTTGGCAAGCACATGCTTTTGATACTGTCAAGGGTTCTGACTATTTAGCAGACCAAGATGCTGTAGGCATTCTCACCCAGGAAGCGCCAGATGTGGTGATTGACCTGGAACACATGGGGGTTTTATTTTCGCGCTTATCTGATGGTCGCATTGCCCAACGCGCTTTTGGTGGACATTCCCATAACCGCACTTGTTACGCGGCGGATAAAACAGGTCACGCAATCCTGCACGAATTGGTGAGCAACCTGCGCCGATATGGTGTGCATATTTACCAAGAGTGGTATGTAATGCGCCTGATTTTAGAGGAAGGTCAGGCAAAAGGTTTAGTCATGTTCAGCCTTTTGGATGGACATATTGAGGTAGTGCGGGCAAAGGCGGTAATGTTTGCCACTGGGGGCTACGGTCGTGTATATAACACCACCTCCAATGATTATGCTTCCACTGGTGACGGTTTAGCAATGACAGCGATCGCTGGTTTGCCTCTCGAAGATATGGAATTTGTCCAGTTTCATCCCACTGGTTTGTACCCGGTAGGGGTGCTGATTTCCGAAGCAGTCAGGGGAGAAGGGGCGTATCTAATTAATTCTGAGGGCGATCGCTTTATGGCGAACTACGCACCTAGTAGGATGGAACTAGCTCCTCGTGATATTACCTCAAGAGCGATCGCTTATGAAATTCGCGCTGGTCGGGGTATCCATCCTGATGGTAGTGCAGGCGGTCCCTTTGTCTATCTCGATTTGCGTCATATGGGCAAAGAAAAAATTATGAGCCGCGTCCCCTTCTGTTGGGAAGAAGCACACCGCCTCGTAGGTGTTGATGCCGTGACTCAGCCAATGCCAGTCCGTCCCACCAATCACTACTGTATGGGTGGTATCCCAGTGAACACAGATGGACAAGTCCGCAGTAGTGGCAATGGTTTAGTAGATGGCTTCTTTGCGGCAGGGGAGACAGCTTGCGTGTCCGTCCACGGTGCAAATCGCCTCGGTAGTAATTCACTACTAGAATGTGTAGTTTATGGCAAACGTACCGGAGCAGCGATCGCTCATTTTGTCCAAAATCGCAAACTCCCCACTGTCAACGAACAACACTACATCAACGAAGCCAAACAACAAATCCAAGCCCTGCTAGCACAACCAGGACAATACCGCATCAACCAAGTACGTCAAGCCTTCCAAGATTGTATGACTGAGTATTGTGGCGTTTTCCGCACTGCAGCCTTAATGAGTGAGGGTTTACAGAAACTTACAGAAATACAACAACAATACCCACAAATTTATTTAGATGATAAAGGCACTTGCTGGAATACAGAACTTGTAGAAGCCTTGGAATTGCAGAGTTTGATGGTAGTAGGACAAACAATTTTAGCTTCAGCCCTCAATCGTCAAGAAAGTCGCGGCGCTCACTTCCGCGAAGATTATCCCCAGCGGGATGATGATAAATTCCTCAGACACACGATGGCTTACTATTCGCCAGCAGGCATTGATATTCAGTATCGCCCAGTGGTGATTAATATGTTTGAGCCAAAAGAGCGGAAATATTAA
- the queG gene encoding tRNA epoxyqueuosine(34) reductase QueG, with product MEKRAVINSNVIKEKASELGFHKVGIAAVDGVDATEVQRLQAWIALGYHAEMAWMANPKRQDISLIMPEVRSLICVALNYYTPDQRPQGEEYAKISRYGWGRDYHKVMHKKLKALTIWLQSLGESIQARYYADTGPVADKVWAQRAGIGWIAKNGNVITREYGSWVFLGEVLTNLELESDRPSTEHCGTCTRCLDACPTNAITQPFVIDANRCIAYHTIENRSEKLPQTVAPHLQGWVAGCDICQDVCPWNQRFAHVTDVAEFQPYPGNIAPKLIELAEISDEEWDQQLPASALRRIKPEMLRRNARANLDASKQSNDPESNYF from the coding sequence ATGGAGAAGCGTGCCGTAATCAACAGCAATGTGATCAAAGAAAAAGCTAGTGAGTTAGGCTTTCACAAAGTAGGGATTGCTGCCGTAGATGGAGTTGACGCTACAGAGGTGCAGCGGCTGCAAGCGTGGATAGCGCTGGGTTATCACGCCGAAATGGCATGGATGGCTAACCCAAAACGCCAGGATATTAGCTTAATCATGCCAGAAGTGCGATCGCTCATCTGTGTCGCCCTCAACTACTACACACCAGATCAACGTCCCCAAGGCGAAGAATACGCCAAAATTTCCCGTTATGGCTGGGGAAGGGATTATCACAAGGTGATGCACAAAAAACTCAAAGCACTAACTATCTGGTTACAATCGTTAGGTGAAAGCATCCAAGCCCGTTATTATGCAGACACTGGCCCAGTTGCCGATAAAGTTTGGGCACAACGAGCCGGGATTGGTTGGATCGCGAAAAATGGTAATGTCATTACTAGAGAGTATGGCTCTTGGGTATTTTTGGGAGAGGTGTTGACAAATTTAGAATTAGAGAGCGATCGCCCATCCACAGAACACTGTGGCACCTGTACTCGTTGTCTTGACGCTTGCCCTACAAACGCGATTACCCAACCCTTTGTTATCGATGCTAACCGCTGCATAGCTTATCATACAATTGAAAATCGCTCAGAGAAATTACCCCAAACAGTCGCACCCCATTTACAAGGCTGGGTTGCAGGTTGTGATATCTGTCAAGACGTTTGTCCTTGGAACCAACGTTTTGCCCACGTCACAGATGTGGCAGAATTTCAGCCCTATCCTGGGAATATTGCGCCCAAGCTGATAGAATTGGCAGAAATCTCAGATGAGGAGTGGGATCAACAACTTCCAGCATCAGCCTTGCGACGGATTAAGCCAGAAATGTTACGACGTAATGCCCGTGCTAATCTTGATGCATCTAAGCAAAGTAATGACCCAGAAAGTAATTATTTTTGA